The Medicago truncatula cultivar Jemalong A17 chromosome 4, MtrunA17r5.0-ANR, whole genome shotgun sequence genome includes a region encoding these proteins:
- the LOC11424666 gene encoding uncharacterized protein, protein MAISGSESSQQTPTSTVKTVNQVEVESVKCDSCGFTEECTLAYISKVRQRYQGRWLCGLCVEAVKDEVVRSERLITIEEALNRHISFCKEFRSSSSTVLNKTEHPIILMSRRIRRSLDCPRPPLRSNSTGVLPAVDGVRSSSSSLIRSDSCFSSISG, encoded by the coding sequence ATGGCAATTTCAGGGTCTGAGTCATCACAACAGACTCCAACTTCTACTGTGAAAACTGTTAATCAGGTAGAAGTTGAGTCAGTGAAATGTGACTCATGCGGTTTCACAGAAGAATGCACACTTGCATACATCTCAAAAGTACGTCAGAGATACCAAGGTAGATGGCTTTGTGGACTTTGTGTTGAAGCAGTGAAAGATGAAGTTGTTAGATCAGAGAGACTCATCACCATTGAAGAAGCACTCAATCGCCATATCAGTTTCTGTAAAGAGTTCagatcatcatcatccactgTTTTGAATAAAACAGAACACCCTATCATTCTCATGAGTCGAAGAATTCGTCGGAGTTTGGATTGCCCTAGACCGCCTCTTCGATCAAACTCAACCGGAGTTCTTCCTGCTGTTGATGGTGTtcgttcttcttcttcgtcGTTGATTCGATCAGATAGTTGCTTCTCATCAATATCTGGTTAA